The following proteins are co-located in the Silene latifolia isolate original U9 population chromosome 1, ASM4854445v1, whole genome shotgun sequence genome:
- the LOC141608206 gene encoding uncharacterized protein LOC141608206, with the protein MAQKRPFNEEVVDEVSSKHPRQDGPGDEIMSHNDGISEDANVVKLHDSGESCIGKGEVEYHGDCENANCPDILREGVEETESDAPRCAPFSHWSTSNTSVDDDTPEEMFNIPFYSGYYNFDRPVRLASDDDVYRCLLDYPPRKQVPIGPEHQADIPSLGKNTSNGDLNGTCVMLNLETSSSAHGISKSGYGRIDCICPDRGSVRCVRVHIAEARDKLRRVLGEDAFTELGFNDMGEVVADKWANEEEQLFHKVVYTNPVSLGKNFWDALSAVFPSRTKMEIVSYYFNVFMLRKRAEQNRCDPTNIDSDNDEWQGSDDDDDDGDDHEDDDSGIESPVRLDGLVFHQNGSHGRDYGEGDGDVSDDTHEFDEGTSQGHIHTFDTDSASQFSGKKSDDGGKNDVRDGSCTSSDSVASFQERPAQIDGCHDWHDYIIDSTDAKAWDGYMNCPKTAKSNVDFLPTCSMIEEVFGGDFDSKDHRW; encoded by the exons ATGGCACAAAAACGACCATTCAATGAAGAAGTGGTCGATGAGGTTTCTTCCAAGCATCCGAGACAGGATGGACCCGGTGATGAAATTATGTCACATAATGATGGGATATCTGAAGATGCTAACGTTGTGAAACTCCATGATTCAG GGGAGAGTTGCATTGGGAAAGGTGAAGTTGAGTATCATGGTGATTGTGAAAATGCCAACTGCCCTGATATTCTCAGGGAGGGTGTAGAGGAGACTGAAAGTGATGCACCTAGATGTGCCCCTTTCTCTCATTGGTCTACCAGTAACACTAGTGTGGATGATGATACACCAGAAGAAATGTTTAACATTCCGTTTTATTCTGGATATTACAATTTTGACCGCCCTGTCAGGTTGGCGAGTGACGATGATGTATATCGTTGTTTGTTAGATTATCCTCCTCGAAAACAAGTCCCTATTGGTCCTGAGCATCAAGCAGACATTCCATCTCTTGGCAAGAATACTTCAAATGGAGATCTCAATGGGACCTGTGTAATGCTAAATCTAGAGACCTCGTCTTCGGCACATGGAATTTCGAAATCTGGATACGGTAGGATTGACTGTATATGCCCGGATCGAGGTTCCGTAAGATGTGTGCGAGTGCACATAGCAGAAGCTAGGGATAAATTGAGGAGGGTCCTTGGCGAGGATGCTTTCACGGAGCTGGGCTTTAACGATATGGGTGAAGTTGTGGCAGACAAGTGGGCAAATGAGGAAGAGCAATTATTCCATAAGGTTGTATATACTAACCCAGTATCTCTGGGTAAAAATTTCTGGGATGCTCTTTCAGCCGTGTTCCCATCTCGAACCAAGATGGAGATTGTTAGCTACTACTTCAATGTTTTCATGCTGAGAAAGCGGGCAGAGCAGAATAGATGTGACCCGACGAACATTGATAGTGACAATGATGAATGgcagggaagtgatgatgatgatgatgacggggACGATCACGAGGATGATGACTCTGGTATCGAGTCCCCTGTACGTCTTGATGGTCTTGTGTTCCATCAGAACGGGTCACATGGCCGTGATTACGGAGAGGGTGATGGTGATGTCTCTGATGATACCCATGAATTTGATGAGGGCACCAGCCAGGGGCATATCCATACTTTTGACACTGATTCCGCTTCCCAATTCTCGGGAAAAAAGTCTGATGATGGAGGTAAAAATGACGTTCGAGATGGGTCATGCACATCCTCTGATTCTGTGGCTTCTTTTCAAGAACGTCCGGCTCAAATTGACGGCTGTCACGACTGGCATGATTATATTATAGACTCGACCGATGCTAAAGCATGGGATGGGTATATGAATTGCCCTAAAACGGCTAAAAGTAATGTAGATTTTTTACCAACATGCAGTATGATCGAAGAGGTTTTTGGAGGAGATTTCGACTCCAAAGATCACAGATGGTGA